GGACGGTCATCGGGGTCGAGTCTACGAGCGGCGGCCGCCCCCGCCCCCGGGCGCGCCGGGCTCGGGCTCCCGCCCACCCCGCCTAGAGTTGCCCACGAGCCTTCCCCGCCCCGCCGTCGACGCGCCCCGTCGCGCCCCAGAGGAGAACCGTGAGCTTCACCGCCCCCATCACCCTGCCCGGACTCACGCTCGACAAGCAGTGGTACAAGCGCTCCGTGTTCTACGAGGTGATGATCCGCTCCTTCGTCGACTCCAACGGCGACGGCACGGGCGACATCCAGGGCCTCATCTCCAAGCTCGACTACCTGCAGTGGCTCGGCATCGACGGCCTGTGGCTCCCCCCGTTCTTCCAGTCGCCGCTCCGCGACGGCGGCTACGACATCAGCGACTACATGGCCGTGCTGCCCGAGTTCGGCACGCTCGACGACTTCAAGGAGCTCGTCACGAAGTCGCACGAGCGCAACATGCGCATCGTCATCGACCTCGTGATGAACCACACCTCCGACCAGCACGAGTGGTTCCAGCAGTCCCGGTCCGACCCGGACGGCCCCTACGGCGACTTCTACGTCTGGAGCGACACCGACGAGAAGTACGAGGACATCCGCGTCATCTTCGTCGACACCGAGGAGTCCAACTGGACCTTCGACCCGGTGCGCCGCCAGTTCTTCTTCCACCGCTTCTTCTCGCACCAGCCCGACCTCAACTTCGACAACCCGAAGGTGCACGAGGCCATCTACGGCGTCATCCGCCACTGGCTCGACATGGGCGTCGACGGTCTCCGCCTCGACGCGATCCCGTACCTCTACGAGACCGAGGAGGGCAACGGCGAGGGCGAGCCGGCCACGCACGAGTTCCTCAAGCGCCTGCGCGCCATGGTCGACGAGGAGTACCCGGGCCGCATCCTCATCGCCGAGGCGAACCAGTGGCCCCGCGAGGTCTCCGCGTTCCTCGGCACCGAGGAGGAGCCCGAGTGCCACATGGCGTTCGACTTCCCGATCATGCCGCGCATCTTCTACTCCCTCCGCTCGCAGACCGCGGACGAGCTGAAGCGCATCATGAGCGAGACGTTCGAGATCCCGGAGGGCGCCGCCTGGGGCGTCTTCCTCCGCAACCACGACGAGCTGACGCTCGAGATGGTGAGCGAGGAGTACCGCCAGGCCATGTACGGCTGGTACGCCTACGACCCGCGCATGCGCGTCAACATCGGCATCCGCCGCCGCCTGGCACCGCTGCTCGACAACTCGCGCGCCGAGCTCGAGCTCGTGCACGCGCTCCTGTTCTCGCTCCCCGGCAGCCCGTTCCTCTACTACGGGGACGAGATCGGCATGGGCGACAACATCTGGCTGCCGGACCGCGACGCGTCGCGCACGCCCATGCAGTGGACTCCGGACCGCAACGCCGGCTTCTCCACCGCCGATCCGGGCAAGCTCTACCTGCCCGTCGTGCAGTCGCTCGTCTACAACTACGCGCAGATCAACGTGGAGTCGCAGCTGGCCCAGTCGCGCTCGCTGCTGCACTGGGTGCGGAACGTGATCCACGTGCGGAAGGCGCACCCCGTCTTCGGCCAGGGCACCATCCGGGTCCTGCCGACCGACCACGAGAGCGTGCTCGCGTTCGTCCGCTCGTACGAGGGCAGCGGCACGCACTTCGGCGACCGCGCCGAGGACGTGCTCTGCGTGTTCTCGTTCGCGCACAACCCGGTGTCGGTCACGATCGACGCGTCCGACTTCGCGGGATCCCAGCTCTACGACCTCTTCGGCGGCGGCGTCTTCCCGACGGTCGGCGACGACGGCCGGCTCACCCTCACGCTCGCCACGCAGAGCTTCTACTGGCTGCACATGGGTGCGCCCGCCATCGGCGGTCGCCCGTAGCATCTACAGGATGAGCTCCCGCTGGCACCACTCCCTCGCCTCCTTCGACCTCGAGACGACGGGGGTGGACGTCGAGACCGCCCGCATCGTCACGGCGTGCATCGTCGTGCTCGACGCGGACGGGCGGGTCACCGAACGGCACGACTGGCTCGCGGATCCCGGCGTCGAGATCCCCGCCGGCGCCGCGGCCATCCACGGCGTCACCACCGAGCGCGCCCGGGCCGAGGGCCGCGACGCCGCGGCCGTCGTCCTCGAGATCGTCACCACCATCCGCGAGATGTTCGCGCGCGGCCTCGCGCTCGTCGTCTACAACGCGCCCTACGACCTCACGCTGCTCAACCGCGAGGCCGTGCGGCACGGCGTGGAGCCGCTCCGCGACACGGGCCCCGTCATCGACCCGCTGGTCATCGACAAGGCGGTGGACACGTACCGCCGCGGCAAGCGCACCCTCTCCGTCGCGGCCGAGCACTACGGCGTCGCGCTCGACGACGCGCACGACGCGGGCGCCGACGCCATCGCCGCGGGCCGCGTCGCGCAGGCCATCGCCGGGCGCTACGCCGACCAGCTCGACATCCCCGTGCTCGACCTGCACGACCGCCAGGTCGACTGGTCGCGCGTGCAGGCCGAGAGCTTCCAGGACTACATGCGCCGCACCCGCGACCCCGCGTTCACGACGTCCGGCGCGTGGCCCGAGCGGCACGCCGGCAGCTGATCCGCTCCCGCCGTCCGCACGTCCCTCGCCAGACGCGCGGGTAGCGGGGACGACGAAGGGCGCCCGGCCGGAGCCGGGCGCCCTTCGTGGTGCAGCGGGGAGCTGCTACTTCTTGCCGAAGCCCGCGTAGCGCGAGTTGAACTTCTCGACGCGGCCGGCGGAGTCCATGATGCGCTGCTTGCCCGTGTAGAACGGGTGCGAGGCGCTCGAGATCTCGACGTCGATGACGGGGTACGTGTTGCCGTCCTCCCACTCGATGGTCTTCGAGCTGCCCACGGTGGAGCGCGTGAGGAAGGTCTCACCGGAGGCGAGGTCGCGGAAGACGACCGGGGCGTACTGGGGGTGGATGGCGGTCTTCATCGGGGGTGTCCTTCGTCGTTTCTGGTGTCTGCGTGGGAAGCATGGGTGCCCGGGATGATCACCGGACCAGTGGACAAGCCTACCAGACGGGTGCCGGTTCCGGGCAGGCGCGCCGGAGGCGTCCGATCGGGTCAGCGGCGGACGGCCCGGGCGGTGAAGCGCCCGTCGTCCTGCGTGACCTCGAGCTCGAGGCCGAACGTGCGGCCGAGGGCGTCGGCGGTGATCACGTCGCCGAGCGGACCGGCCGCGACGACGGCGCCGTCGCGCAGGAGCAGCCCGTGCGTGAACCCGCGCGGGATCTCCTCGACGTGGTGGGTGACCATGACGATTCCGGGCGCCTCGGGTGCCGACGCGTAGCCGCCGAGGAGCTGCAGCAGCTCCTCGCGGGCCCCGAGGTCGAGGCTCGCGGCGGGCTCGTCGAGGAGCAGGAGCTCGGGGTCGGTCATGATCGAGCGGGCGATCTGGACGCGCTTCTGCTCGCCGTCGCTCAGCGTGCCGAACTTGCGCTGCTCGAGGTGGTCGAGCCGCCACTCGGCGAGCACGCGCTGGGCGCGGCGCACGTCGATGTCCTCGTAGTCCTCGTTCCAGCGGCCGGTGACCGAGTACGCGGCGGTGAGCACCACGTCGAGCACCGTCTCGTCCGCCGGGATGCGGCGGGCCATGGCGGTGGACGCGAAGCCGATGCGCGAGCGCAGCTCGAACACGTCGACGCGGCCGAGCTCGTGGTCGAGGACCGTCGCGGTGCCCGAGGACGGGTGCGCCATGGCGGAGGCGATCTGCAGGAGGCTCGTCTTCCCGGCGCCGTTCGGCCCGAGGACGACCCAGCGCTCGTCGCCGTCGACCGTCCAGTCCACGCGGTCGAGGATGGTCGTCCCGTTCCGGACGAAGGACACTCCGGACAGGGAGAGGACGTGGCTCATGCCCACGAGTCTACCGGCCCCGATCCCGCGCGCGGCCCGCCCGGGAGAGCCGGGTCAGCGCAGGATCGACGCGTAGATCGCCTCGGTCTGGCGGGCGATCCGGTCCCAGCCGAACTCGCGCTCGGCGCGCGCACGGCCGGCCTCGCCCATTCGGCGGGCGGCGTCGGGATCCTGCACGACCTCGGTGAGCGCGGCGGCGAGGTCGCGGACGAAGCGCTCGGGGTCGGTGGGCGTGCCCGTGCCGTCGGTGGCCTGGTCGATGGGGACGAGGCGGCCGGTGACGCCGTCGTCGACGACCTCGGGGATCCCGCCGGTGGCGGTGCCGACGACGGGCGCGCCGCAGGCCATGGCCTCCAGGTTGACGATGCCGAGGGGCTCGTAGACGGACGGGCAGACGAAGACGGTGCCGGCCGTGAGGACGGCCGAGAGCTCGCGACGCGGCAGGAGCCGGTCGATCCAGACGACGCCGGAGCGCTCCTCCTGCAGGCCGCGGACGAGGGCCGTGACCTCCTCCATGATCTGCGGGGTGTCGGGCGCGCCGGCGCACAGCACCATCTGCACGTCGGCGGGCAGCAGGGCGGCTGCGCGCAGCAGGTACGGCAGGCCCTTCTGGCGTGTGATGCGCCCGACGAACACGACCGAGGGCCGGGTCGGGTCGATGCCGAGGGAGCGGACGAGCTCGTCGTCGTGCACGGGCGCCCATGCCTCGAGGTCGATGCCGTTGTAGACGGTGTGCACGCGCGCCTCGTCCAGGGAGGGGTACGAGCGGAGGATGTCGCGCTTCATCCCGTCGCTGACCGCGATGACGGCGTCGGCCGCCTCGTACGCCGTGCGCTCGATCCAGCTGGACACGCGGTAGCCGCCGCCCAGCTGCTCGGCCTTCCACGGACGCAGCGGCTCGAGGCTGTGCGCCGTGACGACGTGCGGGATGCCGTGCAGCATCGACGCGACGTGGCCCGCGTGGTTGGCGTACCAGGTGTGCGAGTGGACGACGTCGGCGCCGGCCACGTCGCTCGCGATGGCGAGGTCGACGGCCATCGTCTGCAGCGTCGCGTTCGCGTCGCGGAGCTCCGCGGGGACGGGGTAGGAGAAGACGCCGGGCTCGTCGCGCGGGGCGCCGAACGCGCGGACGACGACCTCCGTCCGCTGTCGCATCGCCTTCGCGAGCTCCGTGACATGGACCCCGGCACCCCCGTAGACCTCCGGCGGATACTCCTTCGTGATGACGTCTGCTCGCATTCGTCGAACGCTAGTACATGCCCCGCGGTGCATCTACGCTGGGGCAATGGCATCGAAGAAGATCTTTGGAATCGTGCTCGCCGGCGGCGAGGGCAAGAGGCTCATGCCGCTCACCGCGGACCGCGCCAAGCCCGCCGTCCCGTTCGGCGGGCAGTACCGGCTCATCGACTTCGCGCTCTCGAACCTCATCAACTCGGGGCTCACGCAGATCGTCGTGCTGACGCAGTACAAGTCGCACTCGCTCGACCGCCACGTGTCGCAGACCTGGCGCCTCAACCAGATGCTCAACTCCTACATCGCGTCGGTGCCCGCCCAGCAGCGGCTCGGCAAGCGCTGGTTCAGCGGATCGGCGGACGCGATCCTGCAGAGCCTCAACCTCATCAACGACGAGAAGCCCGACATCGTCGTCGTGGTCGGCGCCGACCACGTGTACCGCATGGACTTCAGCCAGATGATCGACGCGCACATCGCGTCGGGCCGCGGCGCGACGGTCGCCGCCATCCGCCAGCCCATCGAGCTGGCCGACCAGTTCGGCGTCATCGACACGGATCCCGCGAACCCCGCCGCCATCCGCGCCTTCCTCGAGAAGCCGAAGGACCCGGTCGGCCTCGACGACTCCCCCGGCGAGGTGCTCGCCTCCATGGGCAACTACGTCTTCGACACCGACCAGCTCATCGACGCGGTGCGCCGTGACGGCGAGAACCCCGACTCGGCGCACGACATGGGCGGCGACATCGTCCCGTGGTTCGTCGAGCAGGGCAACGCGGGCGTCTACGACCTCAACCGCAACGAGGTCCCCGGGGCCAACGACCGCGACCGCTACTACTGGCGCGACGTCGGCACGATCGAGTCGTTCTTCGATGCGCACCAGGACCTCATCTCGGCGCTGCCGGTGTTCAACCTCTACAACAAGGACTGGCCGATCTTCAGCCAGCAGCTCAACAGCCCGCCCGCGAAGTTCGTCCGCGACGCGCAGGGCAACACGGGCACCATGATCGACTCGATCACGTCGCTCGGCGGCGTCATCAGCGGCGCCCACGTCGAGCGCAGCGTGCTCGGTCCGTGGGTCATCGCCGAGTCGGGCGCGCGGATCGTCGACTCGATCGTGTTCGACAAGGTCCACATCGGGGCGGGCGCCGACATCCGCCGCGCGATCCTCGACAAGGACGTCGAGGTCGAGCCCGGCGCGACCGTCGGCGTCGACCACGACCGCGACCGCGCGCGCGGCTTCACGGTCACCGACGGCGGCATCACCGTCGTGGGCAAGGGCGTGCGCGTCACCCCGTGAGCGCCGTCCTGCCGCTGACGCCCCCGACGGCGTCGCCCGTCGAGCGCGCCCTGCCGCGCATGCTCGTGGTGCTCGATGTGGACTCGACCCTCATCGAGGACGAGGCCATCGAGCTGCTCGCCGCCGAGGCGGGGTCGCTCGACGAGGTCGCCGCGGTCACCGACCGGGCGATGCGCGGCGAGCTCGACTTCGCGGAGAGCCTGCGCTCCCGCGTCGCGACGCTGGCGGGGCTGCCCGTGTCGGTTTACGCGACCGTCGGGGCGCGGATCCGGCTCACGTCGGGGGCGGAGCGGCTGGTGGCGGGGCTGCACGATGCCGGCCACGTCGTCGCCGTCGTCTCGGGCGGCTTCCACGAGCTGCTGGATCCGCTGGCCGAGCGCCTCGGGCTCGACCGCTGGCGCGCGAACCGGCTGGAGTCGGCGGAGGGCCGCCTCACGGGACGCGTCACCGGTCCCGTCATCGACGCGGCGGCCAAGCGCGCCGCCGTCGAGGAGTGGAGCGCCGACCTCGGCATCCCGCTCGACCGCGTGGTCGCCGTGGGCGACGGGGCGAACGACCTGGAAATGATGGCCGCGGCCGGCCTCTCCGTCGCGTTCGACGCGAAGCCCGCCGTGCGCGCACGCGCCGACGTGTGCGTCGACCGGCGCGACCTCGCGCAGGTCCTCGCGCTCCTCGGCCTCCCGCGCTGAGCCGTCCGACGGCACCGCGGCCGATCGGGGCCGCGCGCGTCAGCCGGTGACGACCGCGCGGGCGATGGCGGCGAGCTGCGCGATGTTCGCGGGCATCCGCTCGCGCTCGGACGGCAGGCTGGCGAGGTGCGTGACGTTGTCGAGGTACGCCAGGAAGATGAAGGCGCCGAAGCGCGCGTCCGGGACGCCCGTGCTGCCGCCCGCGGCCGTGTAGGCGCGGTGGAACTGGGCGCGCTGCCGGGGCGCCAGGTACATGATCGCCGCGGCGACGTCGAGGCCCGCGGGCCCGAGCCCGCAGCGGTCGAAGTCGATCACCGAGACGCCGTCCGGCCCCTGGATCAGGTTGCCGGGGTGGTAGTCGCCGTGCACCATGATCGGCGGTCCGGCCTCCGCGAGGGTGGCGCGGAGCTCGCCGATCGCGCCGGCGAGGGCGTCCGCGGTCGAGCCGTCGGCCATGATGCCCGGGTACCCCTCGACGAGGCGCTCCAGCCGGGTGGCGGCGTAGTCGGCGTCGTAGCGGCGGCGCTGGCCGGCGAGGGCGACCGCCTCGGGAGCGCCGCCCGCGGCGTGCAGCGCGGCGAGCGTCTCGGCGAAGGGGCCGGCGTCCGACGACGCGGGCAGGCTGCTCAGCATCTCGCCGTCGTGCCAGGTGAGCAGGCTCGCGAGCCGCACCTCCACCCGCTCGCCGGCCGCCCCGACGACCGCGCGGCGGAGGCCGACCTCGTCGTCGTCGGGGACCGGGACCTCGACCTCGGCGGTCCATGATCCGGCGCGGGTGCGGTGCGGGACCGGCACCGAGGGCCCGCCCCGGGCCGCGAGCATCGCCAGCCAGTCGAGCTCCAGGTCGATCTCGTGCCGCTTCCGGCGCGCGACGTGCAGGCGCAGCAGGTACCGGGATCCGCCGTCGACGTCGACGCGGTAGGCGTGGTTGTGCGTGGCCCCCAGCTCGGTGAGCGCGGCGGGACCGATGTCCCAGGCCGCCAGGAGGTCGGACACGGCGCTCTCCTCGTTGGGCGGCGTCAGTGGCCCATGCCGAGGCCGCCGTCGACGGGGATGACGGCGCCCGAGACGTAGGCGGCCTCGTCGGAGGAGATCCAGGCGACGACACCCGCGACCTCGGCGGCGGTGCCGTAGCGGCCGGCCGGGATGGACTTCTTGTACTCGGCGGCCGTGGCCTCGGGCAGCTCGGCGGTCATGTCGGTCTCGATGAAGCCGGGAGCGACGACGTTGGCCGTGATGCCGCGACCGCCGAGCTCGCGCGTGACGGAGCGGGCGAGGCCCACCAGGCCGCTCTTCGACGCCGCGTAGTTGACCTGGCCGCCGGAGCCGTACAGGCCGACGACGCTGGAGATGAGGACGATGCGCCCGAAGCGCGCCTTGAGCATGCCCTTCGACGCGCGCTTCGCGACGCGGAAGGCGCCGCCCA
This is a stretch of genomic DNA from Clavibacter zhangzhiyongii. It encodes these proteins:
- the treS gene encoding maltose alpha-D-glucosyltransferase, producing MSFTAPITLPGLTLDKQWYKRSVFYEVMIRSFVDSNGDGTGDIQGLISKLDYLQWLGIDGLWLPPFFQSPLRDGGYDISDYMAVLPEFGTLDDFKELVTKSHERNMRIVIDLVMNHTSDQHEWFQQSRSDPDGPYGDFYVWSDTDEKYEDIRVIFVDTEESNWTFDPVRRQFFFHRFFSHQPDLNFDNPKVHEAIYGVIRHWLDMGVDGLRLDAIPYLYETEEGNGEGEPATHEFLKRLRAMVDEEYPGRILIAEANQWPREVSAFLGTEEEPECHMAFDFPIMPRIFYSLRSQTADELKRIMSETFEIPEGAAWGVFLRNHDELTLEMVSEEYRQAMYGWYAYDPRMRVNIGIRRRLAPLLDNSRAELELVHALLFSLPGSPFLYYGDEIGMGDNIWLPDRDASRTPMQWTPDRNAGFSTADPGKLYLPVVQSLVYNYAQINVESQLAQSRSLLHWVRNVIHVRKAHPVFGQGTIRVLPTDHESVLAFVRSYEGSGTHFGDRAEDVLCVFSFAHNPVSVTIDASDFAGSQLYDLFGGGVFPTVGDDGRLTLTLATQSFYWLHMGAPAIGGRP
- a CDS encoding 3'-5' exonuclease, whose translation is MSSRWHHSLASFDLETTGVDVETARIVTACIVVLDADGRVTERHDWLADPGVEIPAGAAAIHGVTTERARAEGRDAAAVVLEIVTTIREMFARGLALVVYNAPYDLTLLNREAVRHGVEPLRDTGPVIDPLVIDKAVDTYRRGKRTLSVAAEHYGVALDDAHDAGADAIAAGRVAQAIAGRYADQLDIPVLDLHDRQVDWSRVQAESFQDYMRRTRDPAFTTSGAWPERHAGS
- a CDS encoding glucose-1-phosphate adenylyltransferase; translation: MASKKIFGIVLAGGEGKRLMPLTADRAKPAVPFGGQYRLIDFALSNLINSGLTQIVVLTQYKSHSLDRHVSQTWRLNQMLNSYIASVPAQQRLGKRWFSGSADAILQSLNLINDEKPDIVVVVGADHVYRMDFSQMIDAHIASGRGATVAAIRQPIELADQFGVIDTDPANPAAIRAFLEKPKDPVGLDDSPGEVLASMGNYVFDTDQLIDAVRRDGENPDSAHDMGGDIVPWFVEQGNAGVYDLNRNEVPGANDRDRYYWRDVGTIESFFDAHQDLISALPVFNLYNKDWPIFSQQLNSPPAKFVRDAQGNTGTMIDSITSLGGVISGAHVERSVLGPWVIAESGARIVDSIVFDKVHIGAGADIRRAILDKDVEVEPGATVGVDHDRDRARGFTVTDGGITVVGKGVRVTP
- a CDS encoding ABC transporter ATP-binding protein: MSHVLSLSGVSFVRNGTTILDRVDWTVDGDERWVVLGPNGAGKTSLLQIASAMAHPSSGTATVLDHELGRVDVFELRSRIGFASTAMARRIPADETVLDVVLTAAYSVTGRWNEDYEDIDVRRAQRVLAEWRLDHLEQRKFGTLSDGEQKRVQIARSIMTDPELLLLDEPAASLDLGAREELLQLLGGYASAPEAPGIVMVTHHVEEIPRGFTHGLLLRDGAVVAAGPLGDVITADALGRTFGLELEVTQDDGRFTARAVRR
- the fabG gene encoding 3-oxoacyl-ACP reductase FabG, encoding MSTARTVVVTGGNRGIGFAIAEEMLRRGHRVAVTARSGEGPAGSLTVRADVTDAASVDAAFTEVEAAYGPVEVVVANAGITRDTLMMRMSDDDFTEVVDTNLGGAFRVAKRASKGMLKARFGRIVLISSVVGLYGSGGQVNYAASKSGLVGLARSVTRELGGRGITANVVAPGFIETDMTAELPEATAAEYKKSIPAGRYGTAAEVAGVVAWISSDEAAYVSGAVIPVDGGLGMGH
- a CDS encoding phosphotransferase enzyme family protein, whose translation is MSDLLAAWDIGPAALTELGATHNHAYRVDVDGGSRYLLRLHVARRKRHEIDLELDWLAMLAARGGPSVPVPHRTRAGSWTAEVEVPVPDDDEVGLRRAVVGAAGERVEVRLASLLTWHDGEMLSSLPASSDAGPFAETLAALHAAGGAPEAVALAGQRRRYDADYAATRLERLVEGYPGIMADGSTADALAGAIGELRATLAEAGPPIMVHGDYHPGNLIQGPDGVSVIDFDRCGLGPAGLDVAAAIMYLAPRQRAQFHRAYTAAGGSTGVPDARFGAFIFLAYLDNVTHLASLPSERERMPANIAQLAAIARAVVTG
- the serB gene encoding phosphoserine phosphatase SerB, with the translated sequence MSAVLPLTPPTASPVERALPRMLVVLDVDSTLIEDEAIELLAAEAGSLDEVAAVTDRAMRGELDFAESLRSRVATLAGLPVSVYATVGARIRLTSGAERLVAGLHDAGHVVAVVSGGFHELLDPLAERLGLDRWRANRLESAEGRLTGRVTGPVIDAAAKRAAVEEWSADLGIPLDRVVAVGDGANDLEMMAAAGLSVAFDAKPAVRARADVCVDRRDLAQVLALLGLPR
- the glgA gene encoding glycogen synthase, whose amino-acid sequence is MRADVITKEYPPEVYGGAGVHVTELAKAMRQRTEVVVRAFGAPRDEPGVFSYPVPAELRDANATLQTMAVDLAIASDVAGADVVHSHTWYANHAGHVASMLHGIPHVVTAHSLEPLRPWKAEQLGGGYRVSSWIERTAYEAADAVIAVSDGMKRDILRSYPSLDEARVHTVYNGIDLEAWAPVHDDELVRSLGIDPTRPSVVFVGRITRQKGLPYLLRAAALLPADVQMVLCAGAPDTPQIMEEVTALVRGLQEERSGVVWIDRLLPRRELSAVLTAGTVFVCPSVYEPLGIVNLEAMACGAPVVGTATGGIPEVVDDGVTGRLVPIDQATDGTGTPTDPERFVRDLAAALTEVVQDPDAARRMGEAGRARAEREFGWDRIARQTEAIYASILR
- a CDS encoding type B 50S ribosomal protein L31; amino-acid sequence: MKTAIHPQYAPVVFRDLASGETFLTRSTVGSSKTIEWEDGNTYPVIDVEISSASHPFYTGKQRIMDSAGRVEKFNSRYAGFGKK